The Homo sapiens chromosome 6 genomic scaffold, GRCh38.p14 alternate locus group ALT_REF_LOCI_6 HSCHR6_MHC_QBL_CTG1 nucleotide sequence TCCTGCTGCCTTCCTTTCCCTGTCTTCCCATCTCCACTCTCTCCTAGGAAAGTGGAACCTGGATGCTGGTAGGGCCAGAGACAGAGGCTTAACACCCTGCTGGGGAACCCGGTCAGAACTCCCGAGGCAGGAGAGGTTCTGCTCCACTGGATGTTTGTCTTGGTGTTTTTGGATGTGCTGATCAAGAGCAAGATGTTCTGGATTCTTAAAACTCCCCTCACAAGGAccaatctagagataatttattGATCAGTGATCACAGCTTGTACCCCAAAGCCGTGTATGTCTGGATCCTTCCCTAAGACCACAGATAGCTCCAGGGAGTCCCACCTCCTTGGCTATGGAAATATGCTCAGCCCTGGTTTCAGAGAAGCCTGGACTCCACTCTGGACCCCATGAGATGATATGCGCTGGTACTCCAGGCTTTAAATGGCCTGGGAAGCCTCAgtggattttgtttattttcagcaTTGCCATGTATGCTTAACTCTGAGTTGGGGTGGGGTAGGTCTGTTTAAAATGCCAGGGAAGGTGGGCAGCAGAGTGGATTTGTGCAAGAAGGAACCTGGGGGGTTTAAGGACAGCAAAATGATCTTAGGCGTAATTGACTGGTTTTTCTGAGGTCTTGCCACACTGGGCAAGAAAATGCTGCATCGGGCCCTTATTCCAGAGAGTGCAGAGCTGGGGCCAAGGTCGTGGTCAAAAAGGAAAGGAGCCCTCATGGACTCCAGGGTCAGAAGTTCCCTCGGGAAACCAGCAGGAGGTGGGAAAAGAGCCCCATTAGGGCAGTAGATGGAGCAACAGCACTGAGTGAGATTTCAGGGGGCCACAGCAATGGGGAGGTGGCTACCAGTGGATATGGGGTCCCCTGCTCCAGGTGCTTAGGCCAGGCATCCCGTCCCCCCATTGAGAGTCCTGGAATTCCAAAGAAGTGAAGCATCTGAGGGTTGGGGCTGGGGGCAGATGTCAGGGCTCAGGGTCTTAGCAGGAGGCGTGTTCCTGGCCACTTGAGCCACAGGAAGGGGACCAGGCGCCGGGTGAAGGTGGCAGTGAAGGTGTAGATGAGTTCCTGTGACTCTGCGTTGGTGAAAGTCACGGTGCCCCCTTCATAATCCAGGGCGATGCCCACTCTCCGGGGCCGCAGTGCTGGGAAAAGCTCAGCCTCGGGGCTGGTGTTGGCCCAGATGCCGGAGGAGGAGAGGCGCAGCGCCCACACGCCATCCTCTGGCCGCAGGGAGAGGTCTCCCTTCCTCTTCACAGAGTCTCTAGCCACCCCCACCATGCAGCTTTCCAgaacttcctcctcttcctcctcctcttcttcctcttcatcgCCCAACGATTCCTCATCTTCGTCCGTTTCCCAGTCGTCATATCCATCCCCATAGCcggcctcctcttcctcctcctcctcttctccctcttcctcctcatccccctCTTCTTCATCCTCAGACCAGCCCTCCCTCTCCACTTCCACTTCCCAGTAGACCTTGCCCCAGGTGAAGCCCTTGCTGCCTAGCACCCCAGGCTCACAGTCAAACTGCTGGGGGTGCAGGTAGGCACTCTTGTACAGGCTGGTGTAGGTCACGCACTTCCAGTCCTCTGACAGCTGCAGGTACCCACTGGCCGACTGTGGGTCCAGGGTGACGCTCACTGTGGggacaagggaaaaaaaaaaaaacagcatcactgttttgttttgttttttaagtcagagggaataaaatttattttggcagATAGcgttaaacaaaattaaagttgCATACATTAGTAATATAACTCAACATCCTTAATTTGGTATAAGTGTGACACATTTTCTGGCTTTGTATTCTGCTAAATCACCATAACTAAACTGCTTTATAAACATGATATACTGAAATTTAACTTGACTGTTTTCGCTTACGCTCTGATTCCAAACAAAACTTTTCATAAGCTTCCTCTATCTCTGGATCTCTGGGTCCAACTCATCATTAATATCATCCAAGTGTGGATCACCAGTCCCTGAAAAATCTGTTCCATTTTCTTCATAATCCAGAAAAAAAGTCCTCTTTTTCAAGTAACTCTTGATATGCTTCTTGGTAATCCGGATCAGCTGCAGTGAAAGGAACACTATGAAACACAATAACTATGTGAATGACCACTATAAAATGTTGGTTCATTCACATAGTAATTGGGATCTTTTTTGGCTGTTGTATTTCTGTATGATGAAGTTGCATGGACTCTACCCCAATTACTGCACTGGAGTTCTACAAGCTTCAAGAGCATCTGTTTCATGTCTCTGCCACAGCTTGCATCTATAACAACATTTTCAATTTCCTGAATAATTTCTTCCATATCagtccttccttttccttccaagCATCTTCCAAAACTGACCCTGTCAACTTCAGCAATTTTATTGCACAAATTAAGCTGTCATCCACGGGATTAGAAAAGAGGGCATTCAGGCATTCGGCAACTCCTGAAGACCAACCTGAAGAATATCTGCCCTTGTAACCTGTCCATTTGTTCCTCTGATCTCCAGGTTATGATAAAGCTCTCCCAGAAAGGGTACAAATGCATGAAATTGTTTTGGAGTAACTTCATCCCCTTTTGCAGCTTGATCTTTAATGTCATATTCAGTCCGACATCTTTGAAGTAGAAATTGGCGGAAGGTGCTACTCTCTGTGCTAACTGTCAGATGATGTCAGGTAATTACACAGGTGAGCTCCCATGTAAGAGaaatttggggctgggcacggtggctcacgcctataatcccagcactttggaaggccgaggcgggtggatcacaaggtcaggagatcgagaccatcctggctaacatggtgaaaccccatctctactaaaaatacaaaaattagccgggcatggtggtgggcacctgtagtcccagctacttaggaggctgaggcaggagaatggcgtgaacctgggaggcggggctcgcagtgagctgagatcacaccactacactccagcctggaagacaaagcaagactccatctcaaaaaaaaaaaaaaaaaaaaggccgggcgcggtggctcacgcctgtaatcccagcactttgggaggccgaggcgggtggatcacgaggtcaggagatcgagaccatcctggctaacacggtgaaaccccgtctctactaaaaatacaaaaaattagccgggcgaggtggcgggcgcctgtagtcctagctactcgggaggctgaggcaggagaatggcgtgaaccccaggaggcggagcctgcagtgagccgagattgcgccactgcactccagcctgggcgacagcgagactccgtctcaaaaaaaaaaaaaaaaaaaaaaaaaaaaaaaaagaaatttgggacAGATGTGGCCTCTGAGTTCCACAAGTTCTTGCAAAGCATCATCTGTTGTAACACAAGCATTCAGGGTCTCTGTAAACTGTTCAATTTCAGTTTCAAAACTACCAGCCTGCTCTGTAAGATGGTTCAAGAAACCCTGAACAGGTACTGACAGAGTGGGATAATCCTCACCATCATCCTCATAGGATTCTCTATAATTAGAATAACCTGATAGGTAAAATTTGACGGTATTCACAGACAGCTCAGACATTAATAAAGAAGCTACAACCACCTAAGGTTTAACCACTGCTAACTCAGTTCTGCTATGGGATTTTATCCTGTGAACTAGATGAAGCTCTCAGGGCCTCGTTTGCTCCCAGACAGGCCGACCTCCTCAATGGTTCTCACGAAAGCAAGTGTGAAAGTGAGCCAGGAGGAGACCACCAGTCTTCACAATCCAAGGGGCACCATTCACATCTTGGTCTATGTGGATGGCGCTCCTTGGTGGTTGGTATGCAGTGTACAACCTAACTGCAGGGCTGAGAGGGGGCACAATAGTGGGGCCTGTGGTGGATATGGCCTCTGGTCTTAGGTTGCCCCTGCTGTTTGCTCTGAATATAGGAGCCATGCAGccaggaagatgagagaaagcTCGGCCACAGGAAAAGGACTGGTGGTAGGACCTGTGaggataggaaaaagaaaagcaaacacagGGCAGAGAAGGATCAGACTAGCAAGCAGAGGCCTCTACTGCAGACTAAAGAGTAGGCTGATTAGAAAGTGCAAAGAGGGAGGGGGGCTTCTATTGTGCAGCTGGGAAATTCTTCCTGTTGCAAAAGGGGCTACCTGGGGGAAAAGTGAGCAGTCAGAATCTCTGCAGGCGGAGTTTTCTATATTTGATGTACATCTGGGAAACACCCTCTAGACACTCACCTGTCTTATATTCCAAGTCTCTCAGCAGCTTCCCTGGGGAGAAAAAAGGACAGCAATGACTCAAGTCCCGAAAATTTATGAGCCCATTTCTTGCTCGGGCAGTATCAATTTCCTGATAGGGATCCATGTCTAAGACAAGAGGCCCTCAGAAGAGTGAGGATCGACAA carries:
- the TRIM26 gene encoding tripartite motif-containing protein 26 isoform X2 translates to MATSAPLRSLEEEVTCSICLDYLRDPVTIDCGHVFCRSCTTDVRPISGSRPVCPLCKKPFKKENIRPVWQLASLVENIERLKVDKGRQPGEVTREQQDAKLCERHREKLHYYCEDDGKLLCVMCRESREHRPHTAVLMEKAAQPHREKILNHLSTLRRDRDKIQGFQAKGEADILAALDTRDFLNRYPRKKFWVGKPIARVVKKKTGEFSDKLLSLQRGLREFQGKLLRDLEYKTVSVTLDPQSASGYLQLSEDWKCVTYTSLYKSAYLHPQQFDCEPGVLGSKGFTWGKVYWEVEVEREGWSEDEEEGDEEEEGEEEEEEEEAGYGDGYDDWETDEDEESLGDEEEEEEEEEEEVLESCMVGVARDSVKRKGDLSLRPEDGVWALRLSSSGIWANTSPEAELFPALRPRRVGIALDYEGGTVTFTNAESQELIYTFTATFTRRLVPFLWLKWPGTRLLLRP